The Lycium barbarum isolate Lr01 chromosome 12, ASM1917538v2, whole genome shotgun sequence genome includes a region encoding these proteins:
- the LOC132622797 gene encoding probable F-box protein At4g22030 produces the protein MREIMGVLGRKDQEEYIRLGEKALKLNKVLALSGPLLTGLAAIGSAFAGHSTHGSWAAMLGIVGGALASAVNTVEHGGQIGMVFEMYRSNAGFFQYMQESIESNLTETDEERRENGEVFEMKVALKLGRSLSDLRNLAASSSLKEEHLDEFASKLF, from the coding sequence ATGAGAGAAATAATGGGAGTATTGGGTAGAAAAGACCAAGAAGAATATATTAGGCTAGGGGAAAAGGCCTTGAAACTCAACAAAGTTTTAGCCTTGTCTGGTCCTTTGCTCACAGGCCTAGCAGCGATTGGCTCTGCATTTGCTGGTCATTCTACTCATGGATCTTGGGCAGCCATGCTTGGAATTGTTGGTGGAGCATTGGCAAGTGCAGTTAACACAGTAGAGCATGGTGGACAAATCGGAATGGTATTCGAAATGTATAGGAGTAACGCCGGTTTCTTCCAGTACATGCAAGAATCTATTGAATCTAACTTGACAGAAACAGACGAGGAGAGAAGAGAAAATGGCGAAGTTTTTGAAATGAAGGTGGCTTTGAAGTTAGGAAGGAGCTTATCAGATCTGAGAAATCTTGCTGCTTCTTCGTCATTGAAAGAAGAACATTTGGATGAGTTTGCAAGCAAGCTTTTCTGA
- the LOC132623400 gene encoding probable F-box protein At4g22030, which yields MATLQASSFLSSSCSATSFSSCRRGTITAKINIPKIQTNKTSLPRIIQRRGLPEHEQFSNNTIEELLSPSRILSDTNDGPDLMVIEKLYAIKEAVADRVEMHRNIGEQRSQWNSMLLTSINGITLAAATMAGIAASSGAGGDSILGLKMSSTLMYLAATGMLAIINKIQPSQLAEEQRNATRLFQDLHNQIETTLSIGHPSAIDVKESMAKVLALGKAYPLPLLGVMLDKFPSSVEPAVWWPQQRRRQPKTASDNTENKRNGWNAKLEEDMTEIMGVLGRKYQEEYISLGKKALKLNKLLAISGPLLTGLAAIGSMFIESSPSHGSNWAAMLGIVGSALASVVNTIEHGGQVGMVFEIHRSNAGFFQYMQESIESNLTVTETERRENGEVFEMKVALKLGRSLSDLRNLAASSSWKAENIDEFASKLF from the coding sequence ATGGCAACTCTTCAAGCATCAAGTTTCTTGAGCTCATCTTGTTCGGCTACCTCTTTTTCATCTTGCCGAAGAGGAACCATTACAGCAAAGATCAATATTCCCAAGATACAGACCAACAAAACCTCTCTCCCTAGGATAATTCAAAGAAGAGGATTGCCAGAGCATGAACAATTTAGCAACAACACAATAGAGGAACTGCTTAGTCCATCAAGAATATTAAGTGATACAAATGATGGTCCTGATCTGATGGTTATCGAGAAGCTTTATGCTATCAAAGAGGCAGTTGCAGATAGAGTAGAAATGCACAGAAATATTGGAGAGCAGAGAAGCCAGTGGAATAGTATGCTTTTGACATCCATTAATGGGATAACTTTAGCTGCTGCTACAATGGCTGGCATTGCAGCTAGCAGTGGTGCTGGTGGTGATTCTATTTTGGGACTAAAAATGTCTTCCACTTTGATGTATTTGGCTGCCACCGGCATGTTGGCTATCATCAACAAGATTCAACCATCCCAGCTTGCTGAAGAACAAAGAAACGCAACAAGGCTTTTTCAAGATCTCCACAACCAAATAGAAACAACTTTATCAATCGGTCATCCTTCTGCTATTGATGTCAAAGAATCTATGGCCAAAGTATTGGCTCTTGGCAAGGCCTACCCACTTCCTCTTCTTGGCGTAATGCTAGACAAATTTCCATCTTCCGTTGAACCTGCTGTTTGGTGGCCTCAACAACGTCGAAGACAGCCCAAAACAGCAAGTGATAATACTGAAAACAAGCGGAACGGATGGAATGCTAAATTGGAGGAGGATATGACAGAAATAATGGGAGTTTTAGGCAGAAAATACCAGGAAGAATATATTAGCCTGGGGAAAAAGGCCTTGAAATTAAACAAGCTGTTAGCCATCTCTGGTCCATTGCTCACAGGCCTAGCAGCAATTGGCTCGATGTTTATAGAATCTTCTCCTTCTCATGGATCTAATTGGGCAGCTATGCTTGGAATTGTTGGTAGCGCATTGGCAAGTGTAGTAAACACAATTGAGCATGGTGGACAAGTTGGAATGGTATTCGAGATTCATAGAAGCAACGCTGGTTTCTTCCAGTACATGCAAGAATCTATTGAATCAAACTTGACAGTAACAGAAACGGAGAGAAGAGAAAATGGCGAAGTGTTTGAGATGAAGGTGGCTTTGAAATTAGGAAGGAGCTTGTCTGACCTAAGAAATCTTGCAGCTTCTTCATCATGGAAAGCAGAAAATATTGACGAGTTTGCAAGCAAGCTTTTTTAA
- the LOC132622296 gene encoding uncharacterized protein LOC132622296: protein MMKGLQFSENSSENSPSLSMRVSVEQPLTLENSNDNKSSSGVRPYVRSRMPRLKWTHDLHRSFVHAVERLGGADRATSKMVLQLMDVKGLTIAQMYRSMKHEQMMQEAANASKKNRMEGSDQMNYLHGNYHHYYNSKAFFDGNPNLTLNSNYAELASRPTILPPPWKQMQEMRENYNNITRLELGRSNSCTMFKDFFNGCSVQEGNGNKVVQQYGSSWLNKSAATIINLEEEEASGSTMSLEPSSSLDHVNNTISLELTLGNRS, encoded by the exons ATGATGAAGGGGCTACAGTTTTCTGAGAATTCTTCCGAAAATTCTCCATCTTTATCCATGAGAGTTAGTGTGGAGCAGCCATTAACATTAGAAAACAGCAATGATAATAAATCATCATCAGGGGTAAGACCATATGTTAGATCAAGAATGCCGAGGCTGAAATGGACGCATGATCTTCACCGCAGCTTTGTACATGCTGTTGAAAGACTTGGTGGAGCAGATC GAGCAACTTCAAAGATGGTGCTACAACTGATGGATGTGAAGGGCCTGACCATAGCTCAA ATGTACCGAAGCATGAAGCACGAACAGATGATGCAAG AAGCTGCAAATGCGAGCAAGAAGAATAGAATGGAAGGCTCAGATCAAATGAATTATCTCCATGGGAACTATCATCATTACTATAATAGCAAAGCATTCTTTGATGGCAATCCTAATTTGACATTAAACAGTAACTATGCGGAACTTGCCTCCAGGCCTACTATTTTGCCTCCTCCATG GAAACAGATGCAAGAGATGAGGGAAAATTACAATAATATCACAAGGTTGGAATTAGGAAGGTCCAACTCTTGCACCATGTTCAAGGATTTCTTCAATGGCTGCAGTGTTCAA GAAGGGAATGGGAATAAAGTGGTACAACAATATGGTAGCAGTTGGTTAAACAAGAGTGCAGCTACAATTATCAATCTTGAAGAAGAGGAAGCCTCTGGTAGCACCATGTCCTTAGAGCCATCTTCCAGTTTAGATCATGTGAATAATACTATCTCTCTTGAGCTCACCCTTGGAAATAGATCCTAA
- the LOC132622798 gene encoding probable F-box protein At4g22030: protein MTVLQSSSFLSSCSSAPSTSSCSCGRGLIRANINNPRIKTSKTSLPILQSVHEQALISYSTISNNNLVEIQLSPATRRRQMVNGPDPLVIKKLYAIKEAVADRVEMHRNIGEQRSQWNNMLLTSINGITLAAATMVGIAASSGADGDSVLGLKMSSTLMYLAASGMMAIINKIQPSQLAEEQRNATRLFQDLHNQIETTLSIGHPSAIDVKETMDKVLALDKAYPLPLLGVMLEKFPSSVEPAI from the coding sequence ATGACAGTCCTCcaatcttcaagtttcttgagtTCATGTAGTTCTGCTCCCTCAACTTCATCTTGTAGTTGTGGAAGAGGATTGATAAGAGCGAATATTAATAATCCAAGAATTAAAACAAGCAAAACCTCTCTTCCCATTCTTCAATCAGTGCATGAACAAGCGTTGATTAGCTATTCAACCATATCAAACAACAACCTAGTTGAGATACAACTTAGCCCAGCTACAAGAAGAAGGCAAATGGTTAATGGTCCTGATCCCCTGGTTATCAAGAAGCTTTATGCAATCAAAGAGGCAGTTGCAGATAGAGTGGAGATGCATAGAAATATAGGTGAACAAAGAAGCCAATGGAACAATATGCTGTTGACATCCATTAATGGGATTACATTAGCAGCTGCTACAATGGTTGGAATTGCAGCTAGCAGTGGTGCTGACGGCGATTCTGTTTTGGGACTGAAAATGTCATCCACTTTGATGTATTTGGCTGCTAGTGGCATGATGGCGATCATCAACAAGATTCAACCATCCCAGCTTGCTGAAGAACAAAGAAATGCAACAAGGCTGTTTCAAGATCTCCATAACCAAATCGAAACAACTTTATCAATCGGTCATCCTTCAGCTATTGATGTGAAAGAAACTATGGACAAAGTCTTGGCTCTTGACAAGGCGTACCCATTACCTCTACTCGGAGTAATGCTAGAGAAATTTCCATCTTCTGTGGAACCTGCTATTTGA